Within Planococcus citri chromosome 2, ihPlaCitr1.1, whole genome shotgun sequence, the genomic segment CACTCGAGGATGATTCTACAGCGATCATCATCATTATTGAAATGATCAATGAGGTGAAAAGTGCTCATCTATGTAAATTAACAAGTATGAATTTAATTACattctgaagttgattttttcagaaaattaaaggTTGGTTTTGTTTCAAGTTACGTAATTCAAAGTATTTTTCAGgataaagccaaaaaaatttacttgaatATGCTCCGcctaccaaaaaaagttgggaaaaacacgttttaaaagtttcaaatagTTTCTCTTTGAGTAGAGCTACGCATTTTACTACAATCAGAACGTAAAAATGCGAGTACACATTTCAGATTTCTCAAATCTTTGTAACCgaaacaatgaaaaaacaactagatatgtaggtacatacaaactTGGTTATGAGTATAATTTGCCTAGGTACCAGAAATCCATAAAATCTAGTGTaaatgttttcttttgaataCGCTCTTTTTCTTGTGGAtgctaaaaatgaaaacctaTTTTTATTGCTTTCCGGACTCAAAAAGAAGATATCCTAACCAgtagacaattttttaaaccgaacCACGCAAAATTGACAGAgcatgcaaaaaaaagtcaaagttgATTTGCACTTTAGAcagtttttataacttttttggagaatctataattttcaaaatacgactgGTTGCTTCAACACGGCTGAAACCTCCTACAATTGACTAAGCATGTTGAAATGGGGGTACcacaaagtaaatttttgcttACCAACTCCATTGGGAAAAATATTatggaaattttagttttcaaaaatctactgttgCAGTATAGGTATACATACGTAATCAAAATATAGGAGAAGTTTGAATTCCAACTTTAAGAGTGGTGGCTCAATTTTTCTTCGTACtcaagttgaaaagctgaaacttaccatttgaaaatttcaaaaaaattttagtggggacactttttcatcatctttaaaatgaactaattttcaaaatagaattttaacaTCCTTCGAGGAAGAGGGTGCAAAAGcactcaattttgacaaaaacttttcagaaaaatgttaaaattaaatGATGCACCAATTATTATCAACTTTAAGACATCTATTTCAGATattgcatcattttttcgaatggtcaaaactgcagaaattgAGAATGACAAGTTATGTGTCATTTGTTTAACATTTTAGGGCACTACGTTTAAATGCACGTATTTTTGGGTGCAAACCCTTATGCTCCACTGCAATCTTtaataccaattttgaaaatatagttgatttttataaattaaaagtcgctgagttcaaatattgatctattttttggattcaagcTTTCAATGAGTCTTCAGTcccgtattttgaaaaaattcagccacATGGGTGGACACTGAATCGTGATATTCAAAAAGAAACGTCAGATGATCAATCGCCAAATTTAAGTTCTAAAATATGAactttcaaagtaggtacctttgcaaaaaaatcattataatataggtaggtataagtatttaTATTATATTATACGTAATTATGAGCTTGATacgtaaaaatgtttcaaaaattcagaactgCAATTTTGTAAGCtacgttttcaaatttccaaaaagtcgaatttcaattttattattgcTCCTTTGAGGCCAtatttcaacagttttcaaATCTCTTAACTTTGgataaattttgtgttttaaacattttattttgcattaattctGCTAAAATGTGGAAAGATGTCGtttctaaaactaaaaaaatattttgaaacgcagtggtgccaatttttcggttataatttacaatttcaaaaaatcgagaaaaaaagttaaaacccctaccaaattttttcgtttttttttgacattggcaataatgacaaaaaataattggaaccattctcgtttcaaaatatttccccagtttcagaaactgcatctttcgatgttttggctgaATTAATGCAAcataattaggaaaaaaatatgttcaaaacacaaatttacccaaaaataagcgattttgCAAGCCCTAAAACTGGTTTgggttttgatgaaaattgtctaggtcgatgaaaaatctcaaataccaaCTTTTGAAACTATGGGCCATTTTTCttaaacaggttgggtagctagagcgaaaaaaaccacgattttttaaaatttttattgtactcgtatttctttGAGGGTCAATAATTTCTCCTTATATGGGAACTTCCGgagccaaaatttttccaagtgattttcaacttaaaatgaaggtctccgaTGAATTTGATCAACAtgcttcaaatatttttttttcacgatccagtCTAATGAACTAGGtacgtagtacctacctacatttatgtACTTTATGGGTGCCGGGTGTCTATCctatagttttgaaaataaaatacgatcCCCATCATGAGCTAAATCTTACCGTAAAATGATgacgtagaaattttttgttcaaataattttatcgaatttggctaaagaaaaatttttgtgaagccATCATCAGGCAAATAATAAGGTACCTAGTCATTAGTGAAATGTGTAACATTTTCTGGATAAGAAAAAGTTGGAGACATAtttctcattaattttcaaaacgatatTCGTCGAAATGAGcaaattgatacaaaaatatAACGATAAAAGATGGGCCCACAAAAGATGTACCTAAAACTTATTATTATCAACCACCAATAAAATATTTATCGTAGGCAGGAATAATGCGCCTACCTACAAAATATTCTACAAATTACTATCGAACgaacagtaaaaattgagaaaaaaaagttatcaaatgAATTAATAAAGAATAGCTACCTACGGTATCTGCTTTTATTGCAATACCACTGGGTATATTTTGCCTTTCGTACATTTTACAGCGGACTTTTACGCCTCAAACGATTCTTTCAGTTGTAGCCATCCAATTAAAAATATATCGTTCTCGATTATAAAACAATGTAACACATCTTTTCCAAACCATAGCGCTAAAATTCAATGTAGAAAATACTTTCATTTCAATCGATTCATTCTCTTTCCGTTTCAATAAAACCAGATACAAGGTAACGTTGGAAAAGTTTCCTTTTTCAAATGCTCCGTCTGTTTTCATTGAGCTTTACGaagtaattttccaatttcaatgtgtgtacttggaaaatttttcgttgacAAATTCTATGTGTAGGCATCGGCGTAGTGCTGCAATAAGGTTTCTAGTTACCTATACAACGAATGTacatttcagaatttatttCACGCAGGAATTTTTTCTACAGggtgttcaaaaatattgagtaatttttgcgctaaaaagcatttttcaaatttttgtagatttttgaaaattttcagccaaaaatgcgaaatgatcaaaatgttatcaaattcaGCTAGTAAGATGAAATTCAGTGTCAATTTGAGCAGTTCACGGAGCCTATTTGAcatttcttattcattttttctgacaCCAAACCAAATCAAGGAGAAAAATGATCCTCCAAACTTTGGCAGTTTTGCAAGAAATtacaaatgattaaaaattacgaaGTCCTCCTTTCTCACTTCCAGAACGATTAGAATAAAAATGATGGTGGCTATTTAAGACTATCAAAggaaactcgtaaaaaaatctGAACAGAAACGCATTTTAACACACTGCCTTTCAGTTATGTATAATGCAACACTACAGACGatgtgttaataaaattgcctactcgattcgccgtaaatactACGCGAATGTCATTTGAAAACCCTTGTATTACATGCATGTAATTTGATTACGTTTTGTACGAGTCCTCCTATACATatgttgctaatttttttctttcaacacagctttattttttttaaaactttattaacTATGTACCTGCTTATAAAAATCCCATTAAACGTGCAATACAATataataattcaattcaataGGTGCCTAAGGGAAGTTTTGCGACAGTAAATGTAACACCTTTTGTTCATCTCCATTTCGTATGGTCcgagtataaaaattttgtattgtGAAGCTCGAAGGGTAAACAACATTTTAATACGTCGTGGTACTATTCTAcgcaaaaattttcctacccaAACCACTACTTGAATTTATagctttattcaaatttttaaaaaggaaaaaagtaatttattgCATTTTGCTGTACACACGATGAATTGATAAGAGATCTCACATTGgattttttcgagcatttcgAGGTATACTTCGTACATCGGATAACCTCGTGTAACAGGTCCATACTAAGGGTTTGTGGGAGGGGTTATAAAAGTAGATAGGAAAGTAATCACGGTTAGAACGATGTACTGGAATTCTTAAAAGGACCCGCTTTTCAATCTGAACCGAAAATTGAATCAAGATAGCAAATTTGATCAATAACCTAGCTTTGTAAAACGCACACTATACACATACCTATTCCATAGGCTTACCTAATATACCTACGTTCGAAAGCACGATACGGTTATCAtctatgaaatttcaaagttcgTTACCAAAATAGTCGCTTATTTGTTATTTACGAAGGAAGATCTACCTAGTCGCATTAATTTCTATGACATTATTGTTCATACTTCAGCAACACAAATACCTTTTGGGAtattcattacctacctacgaaacGCAGGTTATAACTTCGTATTTAAATTCGACTACTCGTTGGTAAGTTTAAGGAGTAATATCATTATATCATGCCCTGCGATAACACATTTAGAATGCCTTTTAATAGCATCTCAAATGCTACGATATGTCTTACCaacatttctggaattttttcactttgaataaCTCGCACGACGATACAGTGTACCAGACATCAAAATGAAAGGTCACAACAAGTACGGAATATCGTATACAAGAGAGTAGAGAGATCTAAAATCTACCCGTATAAGCACGTACTatgcatcgtcgtcgtcatgcTATCTATTATGCGTCAAACGTTGCCATTGGCGTCCAGAAATTTGACATCGTAATTCACAATATTACCGGCGCTTTGCGGCTTCCAAACAATTTTACGTCATTTTcgacttttacaaaatttccctAATACCTATTGATTGATGACATGCCTTAATCCTAAAGGAAGTTATTattgaatgtaaattttcatgCAGCAGAACGCGTGGGATGTGTGAATGGCGAAAAAGAAAATCTGCCACCTTCCCTGTTATTACCGCAGTGATTTAAAGATTGAATATTTAAGAGTACCTAGTCTATACCTATACCCTAATATATTTAGTAAACTTATCTTCAATAAGTTTACGTACAAGTTTTCGTACAGGGAGCAATGGCTCATAAGTCATAAGGTCGTTGAacagtttttaatttctttagggcgtaaatttttatgaatgattCATACTTGAAGCAGCTGAAGacgtttttcttttatttcacgGTTTTTTGCTTTGACTTTACGTCTTGTGGGTCGTGTTTCTTTTCTTTGACTTCTTTTTTTATATAGctcttaaaatttaatttcaaacgtTGATATTTCTTTCTTCAGCGTGAGTTGGtatcatttttcttgaaattattgCGATGCCTTTGTTGCGCGCAAACAAACATTGCAAACTTGCGTCCGTACGATGACTCGTAGGATTTTTTCTTGTTATTTATCAGCTGATGATCTATTCTCTATGCGTTGGGAATGGGATAAGAATTTCATCAGTTTATGTTCAGATTTCACGAAGCtcggatgaatttttaaaataggtatataaacactaaaacatttaaatttttaagatttcgttcaatttttttgcacttttctgaAGCTAATTTTTAATTGTCAGAActcactttgaactttgaaaaagcGATATATCAAgggatgaaatttgagaaaaaaaaattattaggaaCTAGGTATTGaaagaagttttaaaatttgaaacctttcTGCCCTCTTGTACCTTTTCTCCCTGAACCAAATCACTTTTGATGAATGAAATCTGTGAAAatgttttcgaagaaaattaatTCAGAGTCGTTAAAACTATCATTTATTTCAGAAAtgcatttaggtaggtacctattaaaagtttaattttttattttgctttatAATCAAGTGATGAACTACCTACTCatattttcacgaaaatgaatttcattgaattgaatgacatttttttgagaagtaatTTCCCTTGTTAAAGTAATTTAGCCACAAGTAAATTGTTGCTAGGtttcatgaaatttcgaaaaaagtgaaaaaagactCATCCCATAGTAAACttgttcaaagaaaaaaaaagaatcaaccTGTAAGCAAACTATTTTCCTTTGAACCTCAAAAGCAAAATTGGAATCCAAGACCTTAATTCTCAAAAACTTAAATCGGAACCGAAATCGAAACCATAAATCTTATCCAATCGGTTTCACACACCTGATAATCAAAGCACTTTTGATCAGCGAAGTCAATTTTAAGTAAAGTATTGTAGAAGAAAAGATGAAGGCAAACAGATGGTATTTTTCTAATGGATATCAAGTTAGAAgtcggaatttttcaattaagtaaatAAACGTGGAATGACCGGCTTCTTGGAACTCAAGCATGAATATTTACGGCAAATcgggtaggcaacttattcaacatcactttgaaaaataattatacgaTGGATTCAACTTCTTTTTTCCAATCTGTCTTTAAACAGTTACGGAAACCAAAATCACAATCAAACCCAAAAAGCactaaaaagcactaaaattgtcaattaacCAGAATAATAACTAACGTATAAGAAAACCGAAAccaatatgtgaaaaaaaattagaaccaGAATCAAAACCCGACCAAATTTTTTCcggttttagtttttctttttttttttcgtaattcaatttcaactgattcatttttgatttttcgtttttttttgtctgcaTATTATCAAAACTTTCACAACCTACTAAATCCCATTAACTAACCTTCAGGTAAAATATAAATAGTAaatacacataggtaggtataactatACTTCTTGTCATAAACAAtcaaaaaagaggaaaatgaaattttgtccctctttttcaacacttttgggTGATTGGTAAAAGTCATCAAAGTCAcgagagtaaaatttttgaaaattcactagaATCTTGAGAGAAAAATAAAGGAACACAcacgcattttttaaaaaattcttagatatTAGTTTCtattttgacataaattttgatttttacgtcACATTAAGTCATTTACGACTTTTTGCGATGgcgtattttgaatttttgaaccacctctccaaataaaaatgaaaaatatacgtaaattACTCATTTCTGCAAGTgacatcctttttttttttaagcaagcCACAATAGTTTATATACCTAAGTAGGTGGatactaaattaattttttaattattttttcacttttagacattttcaaaaattttgaaagctttatttatataggtaggtacctacttatctgcTTTTACAAAATTGGTCTATTGTTtaagaaaatcataaaaatggacaattcacaacaatttttttctacctaggtactcatatttttaattttagcataaaaaacatcaaattggTTCACCCCCTTCCGCTCACCAGAGAATAAGTGTGAAACCAAAAAATCACGTAGAattgttgaatgaaaatattcatgtcTCCCAAAGGTAGAATTTCTCTTATTTTATCAGAAGACTCATCCAAGCTTATctcgaattgaatcatttacgGAATAATTTTTATGCCAATGAATAGACattgaaagtaggtaggtagcaggtacctatcctcgtagttttttttttttgaaaggtaacGGTACTGTCCAAATTTAGGTTTATTCAGTGGAAATtgtttttcgtacttttttaaatacctacatgtagatattttcaaaattaaaaaaaaagttcgcgagtaaactttttgaaaaaagtacccaaaatgaaatttaatgaaataaaacacgATAAACTTCGAAAAGTGTAAAGTTTCTTTTGCTGaaggttttaaattttgaattgacGACGATTAACTAAAAACGAATTTGTTTCTCGTATCCAATAAACAGACGAGCaatgttacaaattttacaGATACAGCATATAGTAAAAGCTTGTGTTAGCAAAACAATAGAAAAGTTTCAGCCTATAGCCTTAGACACATCTACTTGGAAACGTCATATTTTGCTTTTCAAGCTGTTGGATCGAGTATAGTATATAGGTGTACTACATAAGGGGCATGTTACTTTCAGATGAACTGTTCATATATAGCTGGGCTAGTCGTATTGCTGGAAGTATTTCACATTGTTTCGTCAAAAGGCTCTAGAGAGTTATCAGCACCAAGTGGCGACGACGAAAGTAGTGAGCCTAGTTGCGACGAGTTGCGCAAAATGTGGAGACACACGAAACGCGAAATGCAGCAAAAGACAGAGGTGCCGATGCCTCGATACAAATCGTCCAGATATCACGAGCCTTTCTCGTACGGTTGGAAGGCTCAAGCTAGGCCGAGAAATGCCATGAAGTACTCGAAACCGGTCTACGGCCGGTTAGTGCATTCGCCGGATAAATTCATGTACCGGAACAATATACCGGATCGGTTTAGATCGTTCGATCAAGTAGCACGAATGGTAGGTGGTGGGTCATCGTACTATACGCCTACGTTGACCGCTCCAGCCAAACCGACATTTTTTCGGCTCGAGTATCCGGTCAGAAGACCGGTTCTGCCGGTGAGAATTTCACATATAGGCAGATTTCACGagttacaaaatattttaagaaaTGAACGTGCCGAAGATCTGCAGACTGTTAAATCGAAAGATAATACCGAATCGAACGATAGCTCCGGAACAAATACAGATTCGACAGGAAGTGGGTTAGTACATTTATCtggagtattttttatttcttcatcaTTTCGACAATCCAATTACATTGAAAGATTTTTCCTCGTATTTTCCATTATAATAATTTGatcgattttccaaaattcttagCACATATTTCACGTTTGACTGTTTCAATACCTTACGTATCATATTTTAATGTCAAATCCGTCTTTCAACGTGAAAAGTATCTAGATACCTACTTGCTTGTTTCTCACTCTAATCCATTTCATTTTCGCAACAGATACGCCGCTTTTCCTTATCAACAATCACGTGTCGAAGAAGATGACGTCACTGCCGTCAATTCAAGAGGGAGAAAATTACGCGGTACAAATTCAGATATACTAGACGAACAAAGCGCATTTACTGGAAATGGGGATGAAGGTTCATTAAGTATCGATTTAAGTGAAGACGGAGATAGCATATCATCAACCAGTAAACCGGTAAGTAAATGCGAATTACTTATACGTTTTCTCAAAAGgtagatgtaggtaggtactgtaggtAGCTATACGCTAATACATAGCTCGGAATTTACgtaaaccttgaaaatttccaaagagtTCCTGATGAACTTATGAACTTATCGTATGCATCAAACAATATCTCTTTGATCACACAAACGTATTTTTGAGCATGGGAAATTtgttgtaaa encodes:
- the LOC135836117 gene encoding uncharacterized protein LOC135836117 isoform X1, translating into MNCSYIAGLVVLLEVFHIVSSKGSRELSAPSGDDESSEPSCDELRKMWRHTKREMQQKTEVPMPRYKSSRYHEPFSYGWKAQARPRNAMKYSKPVYGRLVHSPDKFMYRNNIPDRFRSFDQVARMVGGGSSYYTPTLTAPAKPTFFRLEYPVRRPVLPVRISHIGRFHELQNILRNERAEDLQTVKSKDNTESNDSSGTNTDSTGSGYAAFPYQQSRVEEDDVTAVNSRGRKLRGTNSDILDEQSAFTGNGDEGSLSIDLSEDGDSISSTSKPMLLDDIPRRWASGEWKR
- the LOC135836117 gene encoding uncharacterized protein LOC135836117 isoform X2: MNCSYIAGLVVLLEVFHIVSSKGSRELSAPSGDDESSEPSCDELRKMWRHTKREMQQKTEVPMPRYKSSRYHEPFSYGWKAQARPRNAMKYSKPVYGRLVHSPDKFMYRNNIPDRFRSFDQVARMVGGGSSYYTPTLTAPAKPTFFRLEYPVRRPVLPVRISHIGRFHELQNILRNERAEDLQTVKSKDNTESNDSSGTNTDSTGSGYAAFPYQQSRVEEDDVTAVNSRGRKLRGTNSDILDEQSAFTGNGDEGSLSIDLSEDGDSISSTSKPKNVQEDFE